Proteins encoded in a region of the Candidatus Zixiibacteriota bacterium genome:
- a CDS encoding 2-phosphosulfolactate phosphatase — MKIDLFFTPNEVKEEELNNQAVLVIDVLRASTTIAYAFHNGCKDIIPTSSMDTAIELSRKIGRDAALLCGEREGKKIEGFDLGNSPFEYEAEKIKDKTLIFATTNGSKAIVKGAVGLSLAVGSFVNFQTVAEHLNSNLNDLSIICSGKLDQFSIEDAVCGGLYIDAFVNKDVRQLNDAAYAALKLYEIYKGNLLEMLKKSSHGRYLIELGFEKDLQLCSEVNSLQILPVLSDGRLVRGS; from the coding sequence ATGAAAATTGACCTGTTTTTTACTCCAAATGAAGTTAAAGAGGAGGAATTAAATAATCAAGCTGTTTTAGTGATAGACGTGCTAAGGGCTTCTACCACCATCGCCTATGCTTTTCACAACGGGTGCAAAGATATCATCCCCACCAGCTCAATGGATACGGCGATTGAGCTTTCCAGGAAAATAGGCAGGGATGCGGCTCTTCTTTGCGGGGAGCGGGAGGGTAAAAAGATCGAGGGTTTTGACCTGGGAAACTCTCCTTTTGAGTATGAGGCTGAAAAGATAAAAGATAAGACCCTGATTTTCGCCACCACCAATGGTTCAAAAGCTATTGTTAAGGGAGCAGTCGGTCTTTCTCTTGCAGTAGGCTCCTTTGTGAATTTCCAGACTGTTGCAGAACATCTTAATTCTAACTTAAATGACCTTTCGATCATCTGCTCAGGTAAGCTGGATCAGTTCTCAATCGAGGATGCAGTCTGCGGAGGGCTATATATTGACGCTTTTGTTAATAAGGATGTTCGCCAGTTGAATGATGCGGCTTATGCTGCGCTTAAATTGTACGAAATATATAAAGGTAACCTTCTGGAAATGCTGAAAAAATCCTCACACGGAAGGTATCTTATCGAATTAGGTTTTGAAAAGGATTTGCAACTGTGCTCTGAGGTTAATTCTCTGCAAATTCTTCCAGTTTTAAGTGACGGCCGGCTGGTTAGAGGCTCGTAG
- a CDS encoding thiamine-phosphate pyrophosphorylase — protein MKDQENIYRIIDANLNRAREGLRVVEEVARFMWEDEKLSKGLKNLRHKLTKISQENFDQKLLLQCRDSQGDLGAKGMGLHEGKRKDVKAIVQANLRRAEEALRVLEEFGKIIKKGSAEQFKNLRFKLYTLEKEILSSLQK, from the coding sequence ATGAAAGACCAAGAAAATATCTACAGAATCATTGATGCTAACCTGAACCGGGCGCGGGAAGGTCTACGAGTAGTGGAAGAGGTTGCCAGGTTCATGTGGGAGGATGAAAAACTCTCCAAGGGGCTGAAAAACCTGCGCCATAAACTAACTAAAATCTCGCAGGAGAATTTCGATCAGAAACTCCTTCTTCAATGCCGTGACAGTCAGGGTGATTTGGGAGCTAAGGGCATGGGTCTACACGAAGGGAAAAGGAAGGATGTAAAAGCGATTGTCCAGGCGAATTTGAGAAGAGCTGAAGAGGCTTTGAGGGTTTTAGAAGAGTTCGGGAAAATCATAAAAAAAGGCTCAGCAGAGCAATTTAAGAATTTGAGGTTTAAATTATATACTTTAGAAAAAGAGATTTTGAGTTCGTTACAAAAATGA
- the uvrA gene encoding excinuclease ABC subunit UvrA: MPQDIIKIKGAREHNLKDIDLEIPRNKLVVITGISGSGKSSLAFDTIYAEGQRRYVESLSAYARQFLGMMEKPDVDFIEGLSPAISIEQRSASKNPRSTVGTITEIYDYLRLLYARVGIPFCYKCGRQITQQAAEQIVDAILALPKNSKVSVLAPLVRGRKGEYKDLFQEVKKEGFVRIRVDGKIFEIEEEPVLNKNKKHNIEVVVDRLIVGDKIKKRLADSIETALKMGSGIILIEVNNKEDLVFSEHYACPHCNISYEELTPRMFSFNSPFGACSACSGLGTKMEVDPDLVVPNRKLSIAQGAILPWGIPFGSYYMHRLRGLSNHYKFNLYTPFDKLSQEVQKAVLYGTKDEMKFQWEFENGKGKGEYFGTFEGVIPNLERRYIQTESEGIREWIQKFMRIKPCLECGGARLKQESLSVKVGGLSISQLTALSIKGAREFFQNLSLSKRSQQIARQILKEINERIGFLVDVGLDYLTLDRAASSLSGGEAQRIRLATQIGSRLVGVLYILDEPSIGLHQRDNKRLLNTLLGLRDLGNTVLVVEHDRETIETADYVIDLGPGAGKQGGSVVACGPPLAIKKNNQSLTGMYLSGKLSIPVPKRRRLSNGDYLSILGASGNNLKKIKVDIPLGVFTCITGVSGSGKSTLINETLYRVLANHFYGSNIAPLKYEDVIGLEKIDKVINIDQSPIGRTPRSNPATYTGVFTFIRDLFAQIPEAKVRGYKAGRFSFNVKGGRCEACEGDGIIKIEMHFLPDVYVPCEVCKGKRYNRETLEIRYKGKNIAEVLDMTVDEALTFFEYIPSIRRKLLTLKEVGLGYIHLGQSATTLSGGEAQRVKLSTELSKVSTGKTLYILDEPTTGLHFEDIKMLLKVLNRLVELGNSVVVIEHNLDVIKAADYIIDLGPEGGDEGGELIASGTPEQVAQNGSSYTGKFLKKVLSLS; the protein is encoded by the coding sequence ATGCCACAGGATATAATAAAAATTAAAGGTGCCCGGGAGCATAATCTTAAGGATATCGATTTAGAGATTCCCAGGAATAAACTGGTAGTCATTACCGGGATTTCTGGCTCAGGTAAATCCTCCTTAGCCTTTGATACCATTTATGCGGAAGGGCAGAGGAGGTATGTGGAGTCTCTTTCGGCTTATGCCCGGCAGTTCTTGGGGATGATGGAAAAGCCGGATGTGGATTTTATTGAAGGGCTTTCTCCAGCTATTTCCATCGAACAGAGGAGCGCCTCAAAGAACCCGCGTTCCACAGTTGGCACCATAACTGAGATCTATGATTACCTGAGGCTCCTTTATGCCAGGGTAGGTATCCCCTTTTGTTACAAGTGCGGGAGACAAATCACTCAGCAGGCCGCAGAGCAAATAGTAGATGCGATTTTAGCTTTGCCGAAGAACAGCAAAGTCTCGGTTTTAGCCCCTTTGGTCAGGGGAAGAAAAGGCGAATACAAGGACCTGTTTCAGGAAGTCAAGAAGGAAGGGTTTGTCAGGATCAGAGTCGATGGAAAAATATTTGAGATAGAAGAAGAGCCAGTCTTAAATAAAAATAAGAAACATAATATCGAGGTAGTAGTAGACAGACTTATAGTGGGCGATAAGATAAAGAAAAGGCTGGCAGATTCTATAGAGACCGCCTTGAAGATGGGCTCAGGCATAATCCTGATAGAGGTCAATAATAAAGAAGATTTGGTTTTCTCAGAGCATTATGCCTGCCCACATTGCAATATCAGCTATGAAGAGCTGACCCCCCGGATGTTCTCTTTTAACTCTCCTTTTGGGGCCTGTTCAGCCTGTTCTGGTCTCGGAACAAAAATGGAGGTAGACCCGGATTTAGTTGTGCCGAATCGAAAACTCTCCATAGCCCAGGGAGCTATCCTTCCCTGGGGCATACCTTTTGGCTCCTACTATATGCATCGGTTAAGGGGTCTTTCCAATCATTATAAATTCAACTTATATACCCCTTTTGATAAACTGAGCCAGGAAGTTCAAAAAGCAGTACTTTATGGAACCAAAGATGAAATGAAATTTCAATGGGAGTTTGAAAACGGAAAGGGAAAAGGGGAATATTTCGGCACCTTCGAGGGAGTGATACCGAATTTGGAAAGAAGATATATTCAGACAGAATCCGAAGGGATAAGGGAGTGGATCCAGAAGTTCATGCGCATAAAACCGTGCCTGGAGTGCGGAGGTGCCAGGTTAAAGCAGGAAAGCCTCTCAGTCAAAGTCGGAGGACTTTCCATAAGCCAGCTAACTGCCTTATCCATCAAAGGGGCAAGAGAGTTTTTCCAGAACCTTTCGCTATCCAAAAGAAGCCAGCAGATAGCCAGGCAGATACTGAAGGAAATAAACGAAAGAATAGGATTCCTGGTAGACGTGGGGCTGGATTATCTTACTTTAGACCGAGCCGCCAGTTCCTTGTCTGGGGGCGAGGCGCAGAGGATAAGGCTGGCTACCCAGATAGGGTCTAGGCTGGTCGGGGTTTTATACATACTGGATGAGCCCTCAATCGGATTACACCAGAGGGATAACAAAAGGCTGCTCAACACTCTCCTGGGTTTGAGAGATTTAGGGAATACCGTGCTGGTGGTTGAACATGATAGGGAAACGATTGAGACTGCAGATTACGTGATAGATTTAGGACCAGGTGCAGGTAAACAAGGGGGTAGTGTGGTCGCCTGTGGTCCTCCTCTTGCCATCAAAAAAAATAACCAGTCCTTGACCGGGATGTACCTTTCAGGCAAACTCTCCATCCCTGTTCCAAAAAGAAGGAGGTTATCCAATGGAGATTACCTTTCGATATTAGGTGCTTCAGGAAATAATCTCAAAAAGATTAAGGTGGACATACCCCTTGGTGTTTTCACCTGCATAACCGGGGTCTCTGGTTCTGGGAAATCTACCCTTATAAATGAAACCTTATACAGAGTGCTGGCAAACCACTTTTATGGCTCGAACATCGCTCCGCTAAAATATGAGGATGTAATTGGGCTTGAGAAAATAGATAAGGTGATAAATATCGACCAGTCCCCAATCGGCAGAACTCCCCGTTCCAATCCTGCGACTTATACCGGGGTTTTCACCTTTATCCGGGATCTTTTTGCCCAGATACCTGAGGCAAAAGTCAGGGGTTATAAGGCTGGAAGGTTTAGTTTCAACGTGAAAGGTGGGAGGTGCGAGGCTTGCGAGGGAGATGGGATAATCAAAATAGAGATGCATTTTCTGCCAGACGTCTATGTTCCCTGCGAGGTGTGCAAAGGGAAGAGGTATAATCGTGAAACTTTGGAGATAAGGTATAAGGGGAAGAACATCGCTGAGGTTTTAGATATGACTGTGGATGAGGCGTTAACCTTTTTTGAGTATATACCCAGCATTCGTAGAAAGCTCCTGACTTTGAAGGAAGTCGGACTGGGATATATCCATTTGGGCCAGTCTGCCACGACTTTATCCGGGGGAGAAGCCCAGAGGGTAAAACTCTCGACCGAGCTTTCCAAGGTGAGCACAGGCAAGACCCTTTATATCCTGGATGAGCCGACCACAGGTCTGCATTTTGAGGATATAAAGATGCTTTTAAAGGTTCTGAACCGTCTGGTGGAATTAGGAAATAGTGTGGTGGTCATCGAACACAACTTAGATGTAATCAAAGCTGCAGATTATATCATCGATTTAGGCCCCGAAGGTGGAGATGAGGGTGGAGAATTAATCGCCAGCGGCACACCAGAACAGGTGGCTCAAAATGGAAGCTCCTATACGGGTAAATTCCTTAAAAAAGTTTTGAGCCTAAGTTGA
- a CDS encoding class II aldolase/adducin family protein produces MNSILKAKKEIVEIGKRMNQKGYVVASEGNMSIRLGENRILVTPAGKNKGFLKDNDLVVVDLKGKKVSGNLEPSSELRMQLFVYQKRKDINAAVHAHAPYSLAFACAHLPLSQNLLPEVIMFLGKIPLTPYATPTTEEVPNSLSPFIEKHNAFLLENHGVLTLGKDIYEAYNRLEMVEHLAKINLLCKILGKSEELSDESLEKLKKLKMI; encoded by the coding sequence ATGAACTCTATTCTCAAAGCCAAGAAAGAAATAGTCGAAATCGGGAAAAGGATGAATCAAAAAGGATATGTGGTGGCGTCTGAAGGGAATATGAGTATCCGGCTGGGTGAGAATAGAATCCTGGTCACTCCTGCTGGCAAGAACAAAGGGTTTCTTAAAGATAACGACTTAGTGGTAGTGGACTTGAAAGGAAAGAAAGTCTCCGGAAATTTAGAGCCTTCTTCTGAGCTTAGAATGCAGTTATTCGTCTATCAAAAAAGAAAAGATATCAATGCGGCTGTGCATGCCCATGCTCCTTATTCTTTGGCTTTTGCCTGCGCTCATTTACCTTTATCCCAAAATCTGCTGCCTGAGGTGATAATGTTCTTGGGGAAGATCCCATTGACACCTTATGCCACTCCGACAACTGAGGAAGTGCCAAACTCTCTTTCTCCGTTTATAGAAAAGCATAATGCCTTTTTATTGGAGAATCATGGGGTCTTGACTTTAGGAAAAGATATATATGAAGCTTACAACCGTCTGGAGATGGTCGAGCATTTGGCTAAAATCAATCTATTATGTAAAATTTTGGGAAAGTCTGAGGAACTTTCTGATGAGTCCTTAGAAAAGTTAAAAAAGCTGAAAATGATATGA
- a CDS encoding aminotransferase class I/II-fold pyridoxal phosphate-dependent enzyme → MRKVLIEKAVRLEKVPPYPLFDFNRVLKRLDKKGVEIIDLGRFDPALPLPGSVQKILPFLQDKKNFGYAEKEEIFKVKELFSFWFKKRYGVSLNPKTEIFFYSGKRETLTQLALSFINPEDKIFVCEPAAQLYKGCALLAEGEIEVLPLLERNDYLPNLGLLKNKNKDERKFFFLNYPHNPTGSLADLFFYKELAEVALKNNIRVVQDASYNEIYFEEFQSYGSNFGPPSLMQAEGGRRVGVELHSLSKGTGLSGIDCGFIVGDKEMISGLESQSRLFNHQPNRLLLKLAEVLLEEYDPIISRNKQEYKVRRDVMTELLLSLGWRARKPKATPFFWAQIPGRYSSLGFCRMLLRKTGVIASPGIEYGGPGEGFIRLCLNQPEEKLKEAGERIREHSHFWQKRYRS, encoded by the coding sequence ATGAGAAAAGTCTTAATCGAAAAAGCAGTTAGACTGGAGAAGGTTCCGCCCTATCCTTTATTTGATTTCAACCGGGTTTTAAAAAGGCTGGATAAAAAGGGAGTAGAGATAATCGATTTAGGCCGATTCGATCCGGCCCTGCCATTACCAGGCTCTGTTCAGAAGATTTTGCCTTTTCTCCAGGACAAGAAGAACTTCGGCTATGCGGAGAAAGAGGAAATCTTCAAAGTAAAAGAGCTTTTTTCTTTCTGGTTTAAAAAAAGATATGGAGTTTCGCTGAATCCTAAAACCGAGATCTTCTTTTACTCCGGTAAAAGGGAAACCCTGACCCAGCTTGCGCTTTCTTTCATAAATCCAGAGGATAAGATTTTTGTATGCGAGCCCGCGGCTCAGCTTTATAAAGGCTGTGCACTTTTAGCTGAAGGGGAGATAGAGGTCCTTCCACTGTTAGAAAGGAATGATTACCTGCCGAATCTGGGACTTCTGAAGAATAAGAACAAAGACGAGAGGAAGTTTTTCTTCTTAAATTATCCACATAACCCCACAGGCTCCTTAGCCGACCTTTTTTTCTATAAAGAGCTGGCAGAAGTAGCTTTGAAAAATAACATCAGAGTAGTGCAGGATGCATCTTACAATGAGATCTATTTTGAGGAGTTTCAATCCTATGGATCCAACTTCGGACCCCCCAGCCTGATGCAGGCAGAAGGCGGAAGAAGGGTTGGAGTGGAACTGCATTCGCTTTCCAAAGGCACGGGACTCTCTGGCATAGATTGCGGTTTTATAGTGGGTGATAAGGAGATGATCTCAGGTCTGGAATCCCAGAGCAGGCTTTTCAATCACCAGCCCAACCGGCTTCTGCTCAAACTGGCTGAGGTCCTTTTGGAAGAATACGACCCGATAATAAGCCGAAACAAACAGGAATACAAAGTTAGAAGAGATGTGATGACCGAGCTCCTCTTGAGTCTGGGCTGGAGAGCAAGAAAACCAAAAGCCACTCCCTTTTTTTGGGCACAAATACCTGGAAGATATTCTTCCCTGGGGTTTTGCCGGATGCTTTTGAGAAAGACCGGGGTGATAGCTTCTCCGGGTATCGAATATGGAGGACCGGGAGAGGGATTTATCCGGCTCTGCTTGAACCAGCCGGAGGAGAAACTCAAAGAGGCAGGGGAAAGGATAAGAGAGCATTCCCACTTCTGGCAAAAAAGATACCGCAGTTAA
- a CDS encoding protein kinase, with amino-acid sequence MIGKTISHYKILEKLGEGGMGVVYKAQDVQLQRLVALKFLPPHISDHPEEKARFIHEAQSASALNHPNVTTIYGIEENPEGLFIAMEYVEGKTLKQLIEKETLSIKKVLDIGIQICEGLAMAHEKGIVHRDIKSDNIMLTPRGQVKIMDFGLAKLKGATKLTKTRSTLGTLAYMSPEQAQGEEVDSRSDIFSFGVVLYELLTGKLPFGGEHQAAIIYSIINEEPQPAVRFNNQISGELERIVFKALTKDKEERYQHIDDLLADLRHEKKNLEYLKTGQIPKEVIAPKPKRKVLPIMIPASIVFLLVLLFLILKPFKFEIAPEKGAIAKENSLAVMYFENLVDREDKERLGEIVTNLLITGLSESQYMNVVSSQGLYDILKLLGKEGVKIIDKSVASEVARKAGARWMLLGSILQVEPQVILTSQLVEVKSNRVLAAQRITGEPKEKIFSIVDKLTLKIKQDLSLPTQAEKEETPKVAEVTTHSQEAYRYYLEGMDFLYKHYHPEAEKSFKKALACDSTFAMAYFWLAEASRNLTGPEYKALIAKAVKYSDKVSQKEKLYIQAWQAGAAENTAQYIKALQKIVERYPDEKLAFLGLGLSYRQLEKFHESIHYLSKAIEIDSLYKEAYNGLAYVYDRVGDFEKSIWAINKYISLAPGEANPYNTRGNLYAYNGKLDQAIESYKKSLEIKPDFYNSLSMLGNMYLFKRDYAKAESCYKELASSSDKNIRSGGRTRLAYIPLYQGKFGEALEALDYGLTADKMEQIKGEPSWKHYLKAMIYEEKKNLNLALNEIKKSMEIIQKESPDAILYWQDHYAYLLVENGDVAAGEEVSNTLRRNIEKKDPGTLSAYEDYWYMVGKIELAKGNLETAITNFVQAMQYAPRIDACYFLSGIYLKLGKLSEAVAQLEKGLLRYDYNRALYTIYAVKAYYLLGLAYEKSGWNNKAIEKYEEFLDIWKNADPGIPEVADAKERLKKLKK; translated from the coding sequence ATGATTGGCAAAACAATTTCGCATTACAAGATTCTAGAGAAATTAGGTGAGGGCGGGATGGGTGTGGTCTATAAAGCCCAGGATGTCCAGCTTCAACGTCTGGTCGCTTTGAAGTTTCTGCCTCCCCATATCTCTGACCATCCCGAAGAAAAAGCTCGCTTTATCCACGAAGCACAGTCTGCCTCCGCTTTGAATCATCCGAATGTCACTACTATTTATGGGATTGAGGAGAATCCAGAAGGGTTATTTATAGCTATGGAATATGTGGAGGGGAAGACTTTAAAGCAGCTGATTGAAAAAGAGACACTCTCCATAAAGAAGGTTTTGGATATCGGTATACAAATATGTGAAGGTTTAGCCATGGCTCACGAAAAGGGCATAGTGCACCGAGATATCAAATCTGACAATATAATGCTTACTCCCCGGGGCCAAGTAAAGATAATGGATTTTGGTTTAGCTAAACTGAAAGGAGCAACCAAACTAACCAAGACCCGCTCAACCTTAGGTACCCTTGCCTACATGTCGCCAGAACAGGCTCAGGGTGAGGAAGTAGATTCGAGAAGCGATATTTTCTCATTTGGAGTTGTCTTATATGAGCTTTTGACTGGAAAGCTTCCTTTTGGTGGAGAACATCAAGCCGCCATTATCTATTCTATAATCAACGAGGAGCCACAGCCAGCAGTTAGGTTTAACAACCAGATTTCTGGAGAATTGGAGAGGATAGTCTTCAAAGCATTAACGAAGGATAAAGAGGAAAGGTACCAGCATATAGATGATTTATTGGCAGATTTGAGGCACGAAAAGAAGAACCTGGAATATCTGAAAACTGGACAGATTCCTAAAGAGGTGATAGCACCGAAACCCAAGAGAAAAGTTCTTCCGATTATGATTCCTGCCTCAATTGTTTTTCTTTTAGTGCTTCTCTTCTTAATTCTCAAACCCTTCAAATTTGAGATAGCTCCGGAGAAGGGGGCAATCGCCAAAGAAAACTCCTTAGCTGTTATGTATTTTGAGAATCTGGTGGACAGAGAAGATAAGGAAAGGCTTGGGGAGATTGTAACTAACCTTTTGATAACTGGTCTTTCTGAGTCTCAATATATGAATGTGGTGTCCAGTCAAGGGTTATATGATATCCTGAAGCTGTTGGGGAAGGAAGGCGTGAAGATAATAGACAAGAGCGTAGCTTCAGAAGTAGCGAGAAAGGCAGGAGCCAGATGGATGCTTTTAGGCAGTATCCTTCAAGTTGAGCCCCAAGTCATACTAACCTCGCAGTTGGTGGAGGTTAAAAGCAATAGAGTTCTGGCAGCCCAGCGCATCACCGGAGAGCCCAAAGAGAAGATATTCTCAATTGTGGACAAGCTGACCTTAAAGATAAAACAAGACCTCTCCCTTCCGACTCAAGCGGAGAAAGAAGAAACTCCTAAGGTAGCAGAAGTCACAACTCATTCACAAGAAGCATACCGTTATTATCTGGAGGGTATGGACTTTCTTTACAAACATTACCATCCAGAGGCAGAGAAAAGTTTCAAAAAAGCTCTGGCTTGTGACTCTACCTTTGCAATGGCATATTTCTGGTTGGCTGAGGCTTCACGGAACTTAACTGGTCCGGAATACAAAGCATTGATAGCTAAAGCAGTGAAATACTCTGATAAAGTGAGCCAGAAGGAGAAATTGTATATTCAAGCTTGGCAAGCAGGTGCAGCAGAGAATACTGCTCAGTATATAAAAGCACTGCAAAAGATAGTTGAACGTTATCCCGATGAGAAGCTGGCGTTTTTAGGGTTAGGTCTAAGTTATAGGCAGCTGGAGAAGTTTCATGAATCAATTCATTATCTTAGCAAAGCCATTGAGATAGATTCACTGTATAAGGAGGCTTATAACGGACTTGCCTACGTCTATGATAGGGTTGGAGACTTTGAGAAATCAATTTGGGCTATTAATAAATATATCTCTTTAGCACCGGGTGAAGCCAATCCTTATAATACAAGAGGTAATCTCTATGCTTACAACGGGAAGTTAGACCAGGCTATTGAATCTTACAAAAAATCCTTAGAGATCAAACCCGACTTCTACAATTCCCTGTCAATGCTGGGTAATATGTATCTCTTTAAGCGAGACTATGCTAAAGCTGAAAGCTGTTATAAAGAGCTTGCCTCCAGTAGTGATAAGAATATTCGGTCGGGGGGCAGGACTCGTCTGGCTTATATTCCATTGTATCAGGGGAAATTCGGAGAGGCTCTTGAGGCCCTGGACTACGGTCTTACTGCAGATAAGATGGAACAGATTAAAGGAGAACCATCGTGGAAGCATTACTTAAAGGCTATGATATATGAAGAGAAGAAAAATCTGAACTTGGCTTTGAATGAGATTAAAAAGAGTATGGAAATCATCCAGAAGGAATCTCCTGATGCCATTCTTTATTGGCAAGACCATTATGCCTATCTTCTGGTAGAGAACGGAGATGTTGCTGCGGGTGAAGAAGTTTCCAACACTCTGAGAAGAAACATTGAGAAAAAGGATCCAGGCACTCTGTCCGCTTATGAGGACTACTGGTATATGGTTGGAAAGATTGAACTGGCCAAGGGGAACCTGGAAACAGCAATAACCAATTTTGTACAGGCTATGCAATATGCTCCTCGTATCGATGCCTGTTATTTCTTATCTGGTATTTACCTTAAATTGGGTAAATTGAGTGAGGCAGTAGCTCAGCTGGAGAAAGGACTTCTAAGATATGACTACAACCGGGCACTGTATACCATTTATGCAGTGAAGGCATATTACCTCTTGGGCTTGGCTTACGAGAAATCCGGCTGGAACAATAAGGCGATTGAGAAATATGAGGAATTTCTGGATATCTGGAAAAACGCCGACCCGGGGATTCCTGAAGTTGCGGATGCGAAGGAAAGGCTGAAAAAGCTAAAAAAGTAG
- the gcvT gene encoding glycine cleavage system aminomethyltransferase GcvT — MSEPKKTPFYQIHLKNNAKIVEFAGYWMPIQFKGIMEEHRRVRSTVGLFDITHMGEFEVKGKDALAFLQKTTTNDVSKLSDYQVQYSCMCYEDGGIVDDLLVYRLPDRFFLVVNASNIEKDFNWLKEHLFGDVKLENISDQTALLAIQGPVAEKVMSKLTDVDLKKIKYYWAARGKVAGKEILFSRTGYTGEDGFELYMPNEYGEHFWDSIMQAGEEFGIEPIGLGARDSLRLEMKYMLYGNDIDQTTNPLEAGLGWIVKLDKGDFVGKEPTIKLQKEGLKRKLVAFELSDRAFPRQHYQIEKNRKKIGEVTSGTFSPSLEKGIGLGYVDIQSSEVGADLNINIRGKDYLAKVTKPPFYKNFTHK, encoded by the coding sequence ATGTCTGAGCCAAAAAAGACCCCGTTTTACCAGATCCATCTTAAAAACAATGCCAAAATAGTGGAGTTTGCCGGTTACTGGATGCCGATCCAGTTTAAAGGGATAATGGAGGAGCACCGCAGGGTCAGGTCAACTGTGGGGCTTTTTGACATCACCCATATGGGGGAGTTCGAAGTTAAGGGTAAGGATGCACTCGCTTTTCTGCAAAAGACAACCACAAACGATGTGTCCAAATTATCTGATTATCAGGTCCAATATTCCTGTATGTGCTATGAGGATGGCGGGATCGTGGATGACCTTTTAGTCTACAGATTGCCTGACCGTTTCTTCCTGGTCGTGAATGCATCCAATATTGAAAAGGATTTCAACTGGCTAAAAGAGCATTTGTTCGGGGACGTGAAATTGGAAAATATAAGTGACCAGACTGCGCTTTTAGCTATTCAGGGACCAGTCGCAGAGAAAGTGATGTCAAAGTTAACTGATGTTGATCTGAAAAAGATCAAATATTACTGGGCAGCCAGAGGAAAGGTTGCAGGCAAAGAAATACTTTTCTCCCGAACAGGTTATACAGGTGAGGATGGTTTTGAGCTTTATATGCCGAATGAATACGGCGAACATTTCTGGGATTCGATTATGCAAGCTGGAGAGGAATTTGGAATTGAGCCGATTGGTTTGGGTGCCAGGGATTCCTTGAGACTGGAGATGAAATATATGCTGTATGGGAACGATATTGACCAAACCACAAATCCTCTGGAGGCAGGTCTGGGCTGGATAGTTAAACTGGACAAGGGGGATTTTGTTGGAAAAGAGCCGACCATAAAGTTACAGAAGGAAGGGTTAAAAAGAAAACTGGTTGCCTTTGAGCTTTCTGATAGAGCCTTTCCCAGACAGCATTACCAGATAGAAAAAAACAGAAAAAAGATAGGTGAAGTGACATCCGGCACCTTTTCACCCTCTCTGGAAAAGGGGATTGGTTTAGGGTATGTCGACATTCAATCCTCTGAGGTAGGGGCAGACCTGAATATAAACATCCGTGGTAAAGACTATCTGGCAAAAGTCACCAAGCCGCCCTTTTATAAAAACTTCACTCATAAATAA